TCACCCGCTTCGGTTGGCGTGAATTCGACCACGACGGTTTCGCCGACCGGCAGATTCTTGCGGATATTTTGCTTTGCAAAGACGACTTCGCCGCCGCAGTTTTCAGAGTCGGCTCGATAAAAAGCTAACTTAACAGGCTGGCCTTTGACGACCGAAACAGATGACGGCTCATAACCGCTCGACGAAACAGTGATCTTCGTCGCTCCCGCAGGAACATTTGCAGCCTTCACCGGTTTAGCCGAACTTGTCGGAACATTGACAACAAAAGGTACGCTGATAACCTTCCCGCCGCGTTGAAACTGTGCCCACAGCTTGTAAAGCCCGGGCCGTGGAAAAGCGGTATGTGCCGAAACTTCGTAAGCACTCGGCCTATTAGCCTCTTTCGAATCTGCCCCGTGCGAGTGACCGTCGGCGTTGTGATCTTCTTCCTTCATATCGCCGGCCATATTCATCCGATCCATTTTTTCGCCCTTTGCCATCGGGTGAGCGTGGACGAAGTCAACGAGGTCTTCACTGATGATGACGAAGTGGGCCAGTTCGCCCAGATAATTCTGCAGATCGGTCGCGGGCTTTCCGGTAGCGGCGTCGAAGGCCGCGAAATCAAGCGTTAATTCCTGTCCCGCTTCGATTTTCGCACTCGGTTTCATCGTCACTTTCAGGCCATCGACCGATTTTTCGAGCTTTGTATCCGCAACGAGAGCTACCTTCGCTCTCTCGGTTCCCGATACCTTGACATCAATACGTTCTACGATCTGCTTTGCGTTTGGCGGTGTAAAGTCCGCGTAAAGCTTGTAATCACCGCCATTCGGGAAGGTGTGCTGAACGCGATACGAACCATCCGGTGATAGCTCCGGATGCACGTGATAAAACTCCGCGAGGTCTTTCGAAACGATCAAAAGGTGCAGCGGCTTCTCATGCACGATCTGGAGGTCCCTTACAACCGAATCCTTGCTGTCTTTGACAGTAAAAACCAGTGTTGCTGGGGTACCGGCCTGAACCTGGCCAGGTTCTGTCTGGAAAACAACTTTGTAAGCCGACTCAGAAGTTGTCACGCTACCGCCATTGATAGAACTATCCGCCGTATTCCCGACGTTCGAGTCGCTTTGCGTGATCGCTCCGCCACTGCAAGAGATCAAAAAGATGGCAATAGTTGAAACAGTAAAAAGGATTCCAAAAATAGATATTTTTCTCATTGTTCCTTTTTCCTAAATCACTTTTGTGGCCAAGTAGTATATCCAGAAA
This sequence is a window from Acidobacteriota bacterium. Protein-coding genes within it:
- a CDS encoding cupredoxin domain-containing protein — its product is MRKISIFGILFTVSTIAIFLISCSGGAITQSDSNVGNTADSSINGGSVTTSESAYKVVFQTEPGQVQAGTPATLVFTVKDSKDSVVRDLQIVHEKPLHLLIVSKDLAEFYHVHPELSPDGSYRVQHTFPNGGDYKLYADFTPPNAKQIVERIDVKVSGTERAKVALVADTKLEKSVDGLKVTMKPSAKIEAGQELTLDFAAFDAATGKPATDLQNYLGELAHFVIISEDLVDFVHAHPMAKGEKMDRMNMAGDMKEEDHNADGHSHGADSKEANRPSAYEVSAHTAFPRPGLYKLWAQFQRGGKVISVPFVVNVPTSSAKPVKAANVPAGATKITVSSSGYEPSSVSVVKGQPVKLAFYRADSENCGGEVVFAKQNIRKNLPVGETVVVEFTPTEAGEIAFACGMDMLSGKVVVTEN